In a genomic window of Gloeocapsopsis dulcis:
- a CDS encoding DUF6816 family protein translates to MRFFWGLCLVIALFLGSGEAAAGQLAERLAIPQWNKPVVQVAKGDLAYPDWMAGTWNVNKVESTTAYHYLPQSHFVIEADQGTAVYLSPQDPDYFAATSRPVALYRYRLEFSPVDVVPQTKQLAISTNSSSSAF, encoded by the coding sequence GTGAGATTCTTTTGGGGTTTGTGTCTCGTTATTGCCTTGTTTTTAGGCAGTGGAGAGGCTGCGGCTGGGCAATTAGCCGAACGATTGGCAATTCCTCAATGGAATAAGCCTGTAGTACAGGTAGCTAAAGGAGACTTAGCATATCCAGATTGGATGGCTGGTACTTGGAATGTTAATAAAGTTGAATCCACAACCGCCTACCACTACTTGCCACAATCTCATTTTGTAATTGAAGCTGATCAAGGTACTGCCGTCTATTTATCTCCTCAAGATCCAGATTACTTCGCTGCAACTTCTCGACCTGTAGCACTTTATCGCTATCGGTTAGAATTTAGTCCTGTTGATGTTGTACCACAAACAAAGCAATTAGCAATTAGCACTAATAGTTCTAGTTCAGCTTTTTAG
- a CDS encoding PAS domain S-box protein, translating into MSVATTEDVILIVDDTPANLEVLFSFLTDCGFKILIAEDGESAIQKAEYALPELILLDIVMPGIDGFETCCRLKAQEATHDIPVIFMTALSETVDKVKGLQVGAVDYITKPLQHEEVLARVQTHLRLRHLNKQLQAQNLQLEQEIKQRQQHEEALRQSEERFRLAIENVKDYAIFMLDPEGCIVSWNTGAESIKGYQAAEIIGRHFSCFYPDADLQCGKPQQLLQIAAAKGQVKDEGWRVRKDGSQFWADVAIAALRDEQGRLRGFSKVTRDITERKRAEQELQRQYQRSQLFAEVTLKIRQSLQITEVLQTAVTEVQKILQADRVVIYRFWLDGTGSSVAEAVLPGWAAILGQKFPEEVFPEDYRQRYLQGRIRRITDVEKEENISPCLVEFVQQFNVKAKLVVPIIIKQELWGLLVAHQCANPRSWTDFETELLRQLADQIGVALTQAQLLEQETRFSQQLARSNAELQQFASIASHDLQEPLRKIQAFGNRLQDKYRDALSEQGRDYIERMQSAAHRMQTLIDDLLIFSRLTTRAQPLVPVVLAEAIAEVLSDLEVLIQQTGGRVEVSELPTISADPLQMRQLFQNLIGNALKFRQANESPYVKIYSHIIEQDPQSIADSVSTVLCQITVEDNGIGFDSKYLDRIFQVFQRLHNRREYEGTGMGLAICRKIVERHRGTLTAESQLGQGAKFIITLPVDQLLDQ; encoded by the coding sequence ATGAGTGTGGCGACTACCGAGGATGTCATCTTAATTGTTGATGACACGCCTGCTAATTTAGAGGTGTTGTTTAGTTTTTTAACTGATTGCGGTTTCAAGATTTTAATCGCAGAAGATGGTGAAAGTGCAATTCAGAAGGCGGAATATGCCTTGCCCGAACTGATCCTACTCGATATCGTGATGCCAGGCATAGATGGTTTTGAAACATGCTGCCGTCTCAAAGCGCAAGAAGCCACACATGACATCCCAGTCATTTTTATGACTGCCTTGTCTGAAACAGTAGACAAAGTTAAGGGGCTACAAGTAGGAGCAGTTGATTACATTACCAAGCCGTTGCAGCATGAAGAAGTTTTGGCTAGGGTACAGACACATCTCCGTCTGCGTCATCTCAATAAGCAACTGCAAGCACAAAATTTGCAACTAGAACAGGAAATTAAGCAGCGTCAGCAGCACGAGGAAGCACTGCGTCAAAGTGAGGAAAGATTTCGCCTGGCAATTGAAAATGTCAAAGACTACGCAATTTTTATGCTTGACCCTGAAGGTTGCATAGTAAGTTGGAACACAGGTGCAGAAAGCATTAAAGGTTATCAAGCAGCAGAAATTATCGGACGGCATTTTTCTTGTTTTTATCCTGATGCAGATTTGCAGTGTGGTAAGCCTCAGCAATTACTCCAAATAGCCGCAGCCAAAGGTCAAGTTAAAGATGAAGGATGGCGAGTTCGTAAAGATGGTTCGCAATTTTGGGCTGATGTTGCGATCGCAGCGTTACGAGATGAACAAGGACGATTGCGTGGCTTCTCAAAAGTGACACGCGACATTACCGAGCGCAAGCGAGCAGAACAAGAACTCCAACGCCAATATCAGCGATCGCAGTTGTTTGCTGAAGTTACGCTCAAGATTCGTCAATCGCTCCAAATCACAGAAGTGCTACAAACTGCTGTTACTGAAGTCCAGAAGATTCTCCAAGCCGATCGAGTTGTCATCTATCGTTTCTGGTTGGATGGCACTGGTAGCTCAGTCGCAGAAGCAGTTCTCCCTGGTTGGGCTGCAATTTTAGGACAAAAATTTCCCGAGGAAGTTTTTCCAGAAGATTACCGCCAGCGATACTTGCAGGGACGCATTCGCCGAATTACCGATGTAGAAAAAGAAGAAAACATCTCTCCTTGTTTAGTCGAGTTTGTTCAGCAATTTAATGTTAAGGCAAAACTCGTTGTCCCAATTATTATCAAGCAGGAACTCTGGGGTTTATTAGTTGCCCATCAATGTGCTAACCCTCGCTCCTGGACTGACTTTGAAACAGAACTGCTACGCCAGCTTGCAGATCAAATTGGTGTAGCTTTGACTCAAGCTCAACTTTTAGAACAAGAAACCCGATTTTCCCAGCAGCTAGCCCGTTCTAATGCTGAACTGCAACAGTTTGCCTCGATCGCTTCTCACGATCTGCAAGAACCGCTACGGAAAATTCAGGCATTTGGCAACCGCCTCCAAGACAAATATCGCGATGCACTCAGCGAACAAGGACGCGATTACATCGAGCGGATGCAGAGTGCAGCTCACAGAATGCAGACTTTAATTGATGACTTGTTAATATTTTCTCGTCTTACGACTAGAGCACAACCACTCGTTCCAGTTGTTCTTGCCGAGGCGATCGCAGAAGTTTTGTCTGATTTGGAAGTGCTGATTCAGCAAACTGGAGGACGGGTGGAGGTAAGCGAGTTGCCTACTATCAGTGCCGATCCTTTACAAATGCGTCAGTTATTCCAGAATCTAATTGGTAATGCCCTCAAATTTCGTCAAGCGAATGAATCTCCTTATGTGAAGATCTATAGTCACATTATTGAACAAGATCCACAATCAATTGCAGATTCAGTCAGTACGGTTCTTTGTCAAATTACAGTAGAAGATAACGGTATTGGTTTTGACTCAAAATATCTTGATCGCATTTTTCAGGTTTTTCAACGGTTGCACAATCGTCGAGAATACGAAGGCACAGGCATGGGATTAGCAATCTGCCGTAAAATTGTAGAGCGACACCGAGGCACTCTTACAGCAGAAAGTCAGCTAGGGCAAGGAGCCAAATTTATCATTACGTTGCCCGTCGATCAATTGCTTGACCAATAG
- a CDS encoding hybrid sensor histidine kinase/response regulator, producing MSIAIAGYTPLEIICQSTHTITYRAYRELDQTSVIIKTLKAEPPSIEELTCLKHEYKILQELEIKGLLKPFAFENYQNGLALICADFAGESLEKLIPRNFELKEFLQIAIQIVATVAELHQNGIVHKNIQPCHILINCDRQILIIDLSLSSRLLRENQSIRHPHLLEGNLAYISPEQTGRMNRSIDYRTDFYSLGVTFYEMLTGQRPFQVSNPLELVHCHIAKAALPPSKLNPEIPQVVSEIVMKLLAKTAEDRYQSALGLKTDLDTCLRMLQTDGEISSFAVGQLDSYSQFLIPQKLYGREREVATLVDAFQRVSQGTTEVMLVSGYSGIGKSSLVNEVHKPIVAAQGYFVSGKFDQFKRNIPYASLIQAFQELIRQLLTESSHIIAIWQAKLLAALGSNGQIIINVIPEVERIIGAQPAVPSLGLAESQNRFNRVFQQFIRVFTQPEHPLAIFLDDLQWADLASLKLIQSIISSPDSQYLLLIGAYRDNEVSATHPLMLTLDEMQQSATVNNIVLQPLQITHVNQLISDTLHSNTSQIASLADLVFHKTQGNPFFLTQLLKSLYQENLLSFNFNKGYWQWDIHRLQSIDITDNVVELMVSQLQKLSPKTQNVLKFAACVGDKFTLDVLAIVNEQSPSKTATDLWEALQAGLILPLSEAYKIPLVLDLETSVAQFESLKISYIFLHDRVQQAAYSLIPDSQKKETHLKIGHLLLQNTKEEEREESIFALVNQLNYGTDLLTTESEKYDLAQLNLIAGRKAKIATAYDSAMRYLNVGLGLLTVNSWLHHYELTLALYELAAETAYLSGDFEQMEKWVTVVLQNANTHIDKMKVYEVKIQACMAQVKQLEAVKIGLQALKLLGIKLPEKPSPLDIQQTLSRTATNLAGKNIADLINLPVMTEVDKLAAVRMLTSMGSPTYQAAPTLFPLVVCEQVNLSLEYGNAPFSAYGYACYGVLLNGVVQDTESAYKFGKLALSLVEKFNVLELKASVFFVAGACTIHGKVHAKETLPLLLNGYESGLENGHFEYGGYAAMQKCQYSYLIGQELTRLEREMAATSNALAQLKQENALSWNQIFQQAILTLLNLSENPCYLFGEAYNEEQSLPLLKKANDRTGLHYFYLNKLLLCYLFREYHQAIANAVHAEEYLDGVKAFLVVPVFYFYDSLAQLAIYSLASLQQEHLLNRVENNQEKMRKWANHAPMNFQHKYELVEAEKARVLGQHWQAMEYYDRAIAQAKEQGYLQEEALANELAAEFYFSQGRDKVAQVYLVEAYYGYLRWGATAKVKDLETQYPQVLAQTLKQDNPEEVSKNLDLATVMKASQALSSEIVLSNLLTKLIQIVLENAGAQKGFLLLDQAGELVIEASGGIDLDEIVVETVQCDRPILPVSVINYVVRTQEAIVLNDATTEEIFAVDPYILEYKPKSVLCMPILHQGRLTGILYLENNLTTGAFTRDRLEVLQLLSAQAAISIENARLYKDLENYNRTLEAKVAERTLELQDKNSQLQQEIHERQRAEEGAESANRAKSQFLANMSHELRTPLNGILGYAQILKKAKTLTEQQKNGLNIIHRCGDHLLILINDILDLSKIEAQKMELYPSDFHLPSFLEELVAICQIRAAQKRIYLTAELSSTLPQFVQADEKRLRQILLNLLGNAIKFTQKGSVTFRVSDRDHQLLFQVVDTGVGIAAEQLSEIFLPFQQVGEHRRHTEGTGLGLAISRQLVQMMGSDITVQSILGQGSVFSFALDLPRCQSTQVASPDARRIIGFESNKRKILVVDDKSLNRSVLVNMLEPLGFEVAEATDGLDCLAKVQKFKPDCIFIDLVMPAMDGFETTRRLRTSPDLAGVVVIAVSASVFAFDQQQSQAVGCDDFLSKPIRETELLEKLRIYLSLKWVYEEDTAQDLDKLHERLAAETIIPPPPEEMAVLLDLAMMGDLRSILEQTARIEALDRQYLPFALHLRQLAKGYQERQILEFVKKYAGV from the coding sequence ATGAGCATTGCGATCGCTGGTTATACGCCGCTAGAAATTATCTGTCAAAGCACTCACACTATTACTTATCGCGCTTATCGAGAACTAGACCAAACCTCAGTTATTATTAAAACGCTTAAAGCGGAGCCTCCATCTATTGAAGAACTTACCTGCTTAAAACATGAATATAAAATTCTCCAAGAATTAGAAATAAAAGGACTGCTTAAACCATTCGCCTTTGAAAACTATCAAAATGGCTTGGCACTCATCTGTGCAGATTTCGCAGGGGAATCTTTAGAAAAATTAATACCACGAAATTTTGAATTAAAAGAATTTTTGCAGATTGCAATCCAAATAGTTGCAACCGTTGCTGAGTTACACCAAAACGGTATTGTCCACAAAAATATTCAGCCCTGTCATATCCTGATTAATTGCGATCGCCAAATTCTCATTATTGACCTCAGTCTTTCCTCACGCTTATTGAGAGAAAATCAAAGTATTCGTCACCCTCATTTGCTTGAAGGCAATCTTGCGTATATATCACCTGAGCAAACAGGAAGGATGAACCGCTCGATTGATTACCGGACTGACTTTTATTCTTTGGGCGTTACCTTCTATGAAATGCTGACAGGACAGCGACCATTTCAGGTAAGTAATCCCTTAGAACTAGTTCACTGTCATATTGCTAAAGCAGCATTACCACCTAGCAAACTCAACCCAGAAATTCCACAGGTGGTTTCAGAAATAGTCATGAAATTGTTAGCAAAAACCGCAGAAGATCGCTATCAAAGTGCTTTGGGTTTAAAGACTGACTTAGACACTTGCCTGAGAATGCTACAAACAGATGGAGAAATTTCTAGCTTTGCTGTTGGACAGCTAGATTCATACAGTCAATTTCTCATTCCGCAAAAACTTTATGGTCGTGAACGAGAAGTAGCTACTTTAGTCGATGCTTTTCAGCGAGTCAGCCAGGGAACCACTGAAGTGATGCTAGTCAGTGGTTATTCTGGAATCGGTAAGTCTTCCCTAGTTAATGAAGTCCATAAACCAATTGTTGCAGCTCAGGGATATTTCGTTTCGGGAAAATTTGACCAATTTAAACGGAATATTCCTTATGCTTCTCTAATTCAAGCATTTCAAGAATTGATACGACAGTTGCTCACCGAAAGTAGCCATATAATTGCAATATGGCAAGCCAAGCTTTTAGCAGCGTTGGGTTCCAATGGTCAGATTATTATTAATGTGATTCCCGAAGTTGAACGCATTATTGGTGCGCAACCAGCAGTACCTAGCTTAGGACTAGCTGAATCTCAAAACCGATTTAATCGAGTATTTCAACAATTCATTCGCGTATTTACGCAGCCAGAACATCCACTAGCGATCTTTCTAGATGACTTACAGTGGGCAGATCTCGCTTCACTGAAACTCATTCAGTCAATTATCAGTAGTCCAGATAGCCAATATCTGTTGCTGATTGGCGCTTATCGCGATAACGAAGTTAGCGCCACACATCCGTTGATGCTAACTTTGGACGAAATGCAACAAAGTGCAACAGTCAACAATATTGTTCTCCAGCCTTTACAAATTACCCATGTCAACCAATTAATCAGTGATACTCTCCACAGTAATACATCACAAATAGCATCACTGGCTGATTTAGTGTTTCACAAAACACAGGGAAATCCCTTCTTCTTAACTCAGCTACTCAAATCTCTTTACCAAGAAAACCTTTTGTCCTTTAATTTTAATAAAGGTTACTGGCAATGGGATATTCATCGTTTACAAAGTATTGATATCACCGACAATGTTGTCGAATTAATGGTTAGCCAACTTCAAAAGTTGTCGCCCAAGACGCAAAACGTTCTCAAATTTGCTGCCTGCGTTGGAGATAAATTTACTTTAGATGTTTTAGCCATTGTCAATGAGCAATCTCCATCTAAAACGGCTACTGATTTGTGGGAAGCGCTGCAAGCTGGTTTAATTTTGCCACTTTCTGAAGCTTACAAGATTCCACTAGTACTTGACCTAGAAACCTCAGTAGCACAGTTTGAATCTTTAAAAATCAGTTATATTTTTTTGCATGACCGCGTACAACAAGCAGCTTATTCACTAATTCCAGATTCACAGAAAAAAGAAACTCACTTAAAAATTGGGCATTTATTATTACAAAATACTAAAGAAGAAGAACGCGAAGAAAGTATTTTTGCTTTAGTGAATCAACTCAACTATGGTACTGATTTACTAACTACTGAATCAGAAAAATATGATCTAGCTCAACTTAATCTCATTGCAGGTCGAAAAGCAAAAATAGCAACAGCTTATGATTCGGCAATGCGCTATCTCAATGTAGGATTGGGGTTATTAACAGTTAATAGTTGGCTTCATCACTACGAACTTACACTAGCACTTTATGAGTTAGCAGCAGAGACAGCTTACCTCAGCGGCGATTTTGAGCAAATGGAGAAATGGGTAACAGTTGTTCTGCAAAACGCAAACACCCATATTGACAAAATGAAAGTTTATGAAGTCAAAATTCAAGCTTGCATGGCGCAAGTCAAACAACTTGAAGCTGTCAAAATTGGGTTACAAGCACTGAAATTACTAGGGATAAAGTTACCAGAAAAGCCCAGCCCCTTAGACATTCAACAAACATTAAGTCGAACAGCAACAAATCTAGCTGGCAAGAATATTGCAGATTTGATCAATTTACCTGTTATGACAGAGGTAGATAAGCTAGCAGCCGTACGTATGCTCACAAGCATGGGTTCTCCTACTTATCAAGCTGCACCCACACTGTTTCCGTTAGTCGTGTGCGAACAGGTCAATTTATCACTTGAATACGGCAATGCACCTTTCTCAGCCTATGGATATGCTTGTTATGGTGTCCTTTTAAATGGGGTAGTTCAAGATACTGAATCTGCTTATAAATTTGGCAAATTGGCTTTAAGTTTAGTCGAAAAGTTTAATGTCCTAGAACTCAAGGCAAGTGTATTTTTTGTAGCTGGGGCGTGTACAATTCATGGGAAAGTTCATGCTAAAGAAACTTTACCACTTTTACTAAATGGATATGAAAGTGGTCTAGAAAACGGTCATTTTGAATATGGTGGCTATGCTGCCATGCAAAAATGCCAGTATTCCTACCTTATTGGTCAGGAATTAACAAGACTTGAACGAGAAATGGCAGCCACTAGTAACGCACTAGCTCAACTTAAGCAAGAAAATGCGTTGAGTTGGAATCAAATCTTTCAGCAGGCAATTCTTACCTTACTAAATCTTTCTGAAAATCCTTGCTATCTATTCGGTGAAGCTTACAATGAGGAGCAATCGTTACCACTTCTTAAAAAAGCTAATGACCGAACTGGATTACATTATTTTTATCTAAACAAACTGCTCCTTTGTTATTTATTTAGAGAATATCATCAGGCAATAGCAAATGCAGTTCATGCTGAAGAGTATTTAGATGGGGTGAAAGCGTTTCTTGTTGTACCAGTATTTTATTTTTACGATTCTTTAGCACAACTAGCGATATATTCATTAGCATCTTTGCAGCAAGAACACCTCTTGAATCGGGTGGAGAACAATCAAGAAAAGATGCGAAAATGGGCAAACCATGCCCCGATGAATTTTCAGCATAAATATGAGCTGGTAGAAGCAGAGAAAGCACGGGTGTTGGGTCAACATTGGCAAGCGATGGAGTATTACGATCGCGCGATCGCCCAAGCTAAAGAGCAAGGTTATCTTCAAGAAGAAGCTTTGGCGAATGAATTAGCCGCAGAATTTTATTTCTCACAAGGTAGAGACAAGGTTGCACAAGTTTATTTAGTCGAGGCTTACTATGGCTACCTGCGTTGGGGAGCAACAGCAAAAGTTAAAGATTTAGAAACCCAATATCCACAAGTTTTGGCACAAACTCTCAAGCAAGACAACCCTGAAGAGGTATCAAAAAACCTAGATTTAGCGACGGTGATGAAAGCCTCGCAAGCACTTTCGAGTGAAATTGTCTTGAGCAACTTACTCACAAAGCTTATTCAAATTGTGCTTGAAAATGCGGGTGCCCAAAAGGGCTTTTTACTTTTAGATCAAGCTGGAGAACTTGTTATTGAAGCATCGGGAGGAATTGATCTTGATGAAATTGTTGTAGAAACGGTGCAATGCGATCGCCCGATCCTTCCTGTCTCTGTCATCAATTATGTCGTAAGAACTCAAGAAGCGATCGTTCTCAACGACGCAACAACAGAAGAAATCTTTGCTGTCGATCCTTACATTCTTGAATACAAACCAAAGTCAGTTTTATGCATGCCAATACTACACCAAGGTAGACTGACAGGGATTCTTTATCTAGAGAACAATCTAACTACGGGAGCCTTTACACGCGATCGCCTAGAAGTCTTGCAACTTTTATCGGCGCAAGCAGCCATCTCAATTGAGAATGCTCGTCTCTACAAAGATCTGGAAAATTACAACCGGACACTAGAAGCAAAAGTCGCAGAACGAACACTAGAGTTACAAGATAAGAATTCGCAACTGCAACAAGAAATCCACGAACGCCAGCGGGCTGAAGAAGGCGCCGAATCGGCTAATCGCGCTAAGAGTCAATTTCTTGCCAACATGAGCCACGAACTGCGGACACCGCTCAATGGAATTTTGGGTTATGCTCAAATCCTCAAGAAAGCAAAGACATTGACCGAACAACAAAAGAATGGCTTAAACATCATTCATCGCTGTGGCGATCATCTCTTAATTCTGATTAACGATATTTTAGACCTGTCCAAAATTGAAGCTCAGAAAATGGAACTTTATCCTAGTGATTTCCATCTTCCTTCATTTTTAGAAGAACTTGTGGCAATCTGCCAAATTCGCGCTGCACAAAAAAGAATTTATTTAACAGCTGAATTATCATCAACACTTCCTCAATTTGTCCAAGCTGATGAGAAACGGTTACGCCAAATATTGCTCAACTTATTAGGTAATGCGATTAAGTTTACACAAAAGGGTAGCGTGACTTTTCGAGTGAGCGATCGCGATCATCAACTGTTATTTCAAGTAGTAGATACAGGTGTTGGGATAGCAGCAGAGCAATTGTCAGAAATCTTTTTGCCATTTCAACAGGTAGGCGAACATCGCCGTCACACTGAAGGCACAGGCTTGGGTTTAGCAATCAGTCGGCAGTTGGTACAAATGATGGGCAGTGACATAACGGTGCAGAGTATCCTAGGTCAAGGAAGTGTTTTTTCGTTTGCCTTAGATCTACCCAGATGCCAATCAACTCAAGTTGCTAGCCCAGATGCCCGCAGAATTATTGGTTTTGAAAGCAACAAACGAAAGATTCTCGTCGTAGACGACAAGTCATTAAATCGTTCTGTCTTAGTTAATATGCTAGAACCACTAGGATTTGAAGTTGCAGAAGCAACAGACGGCTTAGATTGTCTTGCCAAAGTTCAAAAATTTAAACCTGATTGTATTTTTATAGACTTAGTCATGCCCGCAATGGATGGCTTTGAAACGACTCGTCGCCTGAGGACATCACCCGATCTCGCAGGTGTTGTTGTGATTGCGGTTTCGGCAAGTGTGTTTGCTTTTGACCAACAGCAAAGTCAAGCAGTTGGTTGTGACGATTTTCTCTCTAAACCAATTCGAGAGACAGAGCTACTAGAAAAATTAAGAATTTATTTAAGTTTAAAATGGGTGTATGAGGAAGACACTGCACAAGATTTAGATAAATTACACGAGCGATTGGCAGCAGAAACTATTATTCCACCTCCACCAGAAGAAATGGCAGTTTTGCTGGATTTGGCGATGATGGGCGATCTCAGAAGTATTCTCGAACAAACCGCTAGAATTGAAGCATTGGATCGGCAATACTTACCATTTGCCCTCCATCTCCGTCAACTTGCCAAAGGTTATCAAGAGAGACAAATTTTAGAGTTTGTCAAAAAATATGCAGGGGTTTGA
- a CDS encoding ABC transporter ATP-binding protein produces the protein MANLRDILNYYQKYRAIAILSIAAASLFEIIDLVVPYAIGQILNVLSNQPVDGIVQSAIATISQLTQTPVNQLFSLAVLLGLVFLVTVVRAPVQVRLSWWFHWDIALRTRRDHAQKTLEKILTLPLEFYDENNPGRIAGRVARGLENHTWTYPEIAGQLIPKLLRVLGIFLIIWFIEWRIALLFLVSFIFILSFSLKDLKQLMDQERRLDRYMENTQSRTSEIITNIKTVKAFATEAAELKRQRQRLDRELQVVIYRIHLGYVKLATWQRTIVQFCVFAVLGLALATTLGGQISIGHFVTTLTISSMAYAELEPISNLAEIFARRYASMLRFHEFMQQPTGKDAASLVNTSSNIGMYDFTGKVEFSHITFGYDPNRPVLKDINLLIEPYQTVALVGRSGSGKSTLVKLLFRYFEPNQGQILIDGQDIHDLDVAGYRRRLAIVHQEVDVFNGTLLDNLTYGNPHVSFAQVEEACRIARLDEVIQQMPQGYNTVVGERGLRLSGGQRQRLGIARSLLVDPDVLIFDEATSSLDYESERSIQLAMRSILGTRTTIIIAHRLSTVREADKIVVLDQGKIVEAGSHDELLRQQGIYRRLHSLQETGELLS, from the coding sequence ATGGCAAATTTGCGCGATATCCTCAATTACTACCAAAAATATCGGGCGATCGCAATTTTGAGTATTGCGGCGGCAAGCCTCTTTGAAATTATCGATCTTGTTGTGCCGTATGCGATTGGACAAATTTTAAACGTACTCTCGAATCAACCTGTAGATGGGATAGTACAAAGTGCGATCGCAACAATTTCCCAACTAACACAAACACCTGTCAACCAGTTATTTTCGTTGGCAGTACTGTTAGGCTTAGTCTTCTTAGTCACTGTAGTGCGCGCCCCAGTACAAGTTCGGTTAAGCTGGTGGTTCCATTGGGATATTGCCTTACGTACCCGTCGCGATCATGCCCAAAAGACACTAGAGAAAATCCTCACACTACCACTAGAATTTTATGACGAAAATAACCCTGGGCGGATTGCGGGGCGAGTAGCAAGAGGACTCGAAAACCATACTTGGACTTATCCAGAAATTGCGGGACAATTGATTCCTAAGCTATTGAGAGTCTTAGGAATTTTCCTGATTATTTGGTTCATTGAGTGGCGAATCGCGTTGTTATTTCTTGTATCTTTCATTTTCATTCTCAGCTTTAGTCTTAAAGACTTAAAGCAGTTGATGGATCAAGAACGACGGCTAGATCGGTATATGGAAAATACCCAAAGCCGCACTTCAGAGATTATTACCAATATCAAAACTGTCAAAGCTTTTGCAACCGAAGCCGCAGAGTTAAAACGGCAACGACAGCGCTTGGATCGCGAACTGCAGGTTGTCATTTATCGCATCCACTTGGGTTACGTTAAGTTAGCAACTTGGCAAAGAACCATAGTTCAGTTTTGTGTTTTTGCGGTATTGGGTTTAGCCCTTGCAACTACGCTAGGAGGACAAATCTCCATAGGACACTTTGTTACGACATTAACGATTTCTAGCATGGCGTATGCTGAACTTGAACCGATTAGCAACTTAGCAGAGATCTTTGCACGTCGCTATGCTTCCATGCTGCGATTTCACGAGTTTATGCAGCAACCAACGGGGAAAGATGCTGCAAGTTTGGTAAATACATCCTCAAATATAGGGATGTATGACTTTACTGGCAAAGTTGAGTTTTCTCACATAACTTTTGGTTATGACCCAAATCGTCCAGTTTTAAAGGATATTAATTTATTAATCGAACCGTATCAAACTGTCGCACTTGTTGGGCGTTCCGGTTCGGGTAAATCAACTTTAGTAAAGTTACTGTTTCGCTATTTTGAACCTAATCAAGGTCAAATTCTGATCGACGGTCAGGATATTCACGATTTAGACGTTGCTGGATACCGCCGCCGCTTGGCAATTGTGCATCAAGAAGTTGATGTTTTTAATGGAACTTTGCTTGATAACCTTACCTACGGTAATCCTCATGTAAGTTTCGCACAAGTTGAGGAGGCTTGTCGCATTGCGAGATTGGATGAGGTGATTCAACAAATGCCGCAAGGATACAATACGGTAGTTGGTGAAAGAGGTTTGCGTTTATCAGGTGGACAAAGACAAAGACTAGGAATTGCGCGATCGCTTTTAGTCGATCCTGATGTCTTGATATTTGATGAAGCAACTTCGAGTTTAGATTACGAATCAGAACGTTCGATTCAACTTGCCATGCGCTCAATTTTAGGTACTCGTACTACAATCATCATTGCTCACCGTCTGAGTACTGTGCGCGAAGCGGATAAAATTGTTGTTCTCGACCAAGGTAAAATTGTTGAAGCTGGCAGTCATGATGAATTACTGCGTCAACAAGGTATTTACCGTCGCTTGCACTCGCTGCAAGAAACTGGAGAACTGTTGAGCTAG